Proteins co-encoded in one Thermotoga sp. genomic window:
- a CDS encoding 4Fe-4S cluster-binding domain-containing protein — protein sequence MYINRIGTFRDHPDLYGVSVYFQGCDAEPKCFMCHNPETWHISEKYKRDPEKVLEIIDEKLSRLLTHFKKVSLTLLGGEPLAPHNRGEL from the coding sequence TTGTACATAAACAGAATTGGAACGTTCAGAGATCACCCAGATCTCTATGGGGTGTCGGTTTATTTTCAGGGGTGCGATGCAGAACCAAAGTGTTTTATGTGTCACAATCCTGAAACATGGCACATATCAGAAAAATACAAAAGAGATCCGGAGAAAGTACTGGAAATTATTGATGAAAAACTCTCAAGACTTTTAACACATTTCAAGAAAGTCAGTCTGACTCTTCTTGGAGGGGAGCCTCTTGCTCCACACAATCGGGGAGAGCTCTGA